A region of Subdoligranulum variabile DNA encodes the following proteins:
- a CDS encoding carbohydrate ABC transporter permease, whose translation MKIKSSTMDKVFVTCNTIFLVLFVTITLYPVLNTLALSFNDGIDAVRGGIHLWPRIFTLSNYKTVLNQQNIITGAVVSVARTVLGTIFSLVTNALLAYVISRKRFLFRSQLSLFWVITMYVNGGMIPTLILYRNLNLTNSFWVYVIPGMISAFNVLVLRTFMEGLPSALEESAMIDGANDFTIFTRIISPLCKPVYATVALFVAVGQWNSWFDAMLYNRMNTQYTTLQYELMKLLSSVMQQSGSATTGGNTATAAVTPVTVRAAATVVTMLPIILLYPFLQRYFVSGMTIGSVKE comes from the coding sequence ATGAAAATCAAATCATCCACCATGGACAAAGTCTTTGTTACCTGCAATACCATTTTCCTGGTTTTGTTCGTCACCATTACGCTGTATCCTGTTCTGAACACGCTGGCGCTTTCTTTCAACGACGGTATCGACGCCGTACGCGGTGGCATCCATCTGTGGCCGCGCATCTTTACGCTCTCGAACTATAAAACGGTTCTGAATCAGCAGAACATCATCACCGGTGCAGTGGTTTCGGTGGCCAGAACTGTGTTGGGAACCATCTTCTCCCTGGTAACGAACGCACTTTTGGCCTACGTCATCAGCCGCAAACGCTTTTTGTTCCGTTCCCAGCTGTCTTTGTTCTGGGTCATCACCATGTATGTGAACGGCGGTATGATCCCCACCTTGATTTTGTACCGCAACCTGAACCTGACCAACTCTTTCTGGGTATACGTCATTCCGGGCATGATCAGCGCATTTAACGTTCTGGTTCTGCGCACTTTCATGGAAGGTCTGCCCAGCGCGCTGGAAGAATCCGCCATGATTGACGGTGCCAACGATTTCACCATCTTTACCCGTATCATCTCGCCCCTGTGCAAGCCGGTGTATGCCACCGTCGCCCTGTTCGTAGCTGTCGGACAGTGGAACTCCTGGTTCGATGCTATGTTGTACAACCGGATGAACACCCAGTATACGACCCTGCAATATGAGTTGATGAAGCTTCTTTCCTCTGTCATGCAGCAAAGCGGCAGTGCCACCACCGGCGGCAACACCGCTACCGCAGCCGTCACGCCGGTTACCGTGCGTGCCGCCGCTACTGTGGTGACGATGCTTCCCATCATTTTGCTTTATCCCTTCCTGCAAAGATACTTTGTATCCGGCATGACCATTGGCAGTGTAAAAGAGTAA